From one Microbacterium aurum genomic stretch:
- the dxs gene encoding 1-deoxy-D-xylulose-5-phosphate synthase, with translation MSLLESIHGPRDLDDLSVPQLKQLAQEIRDFLIENVARTGGHLGPNLGVVELTIALHRVFDSPQDPFVFDTGHQSYVHKLLTGRQDFGALRSRGGLAGYPQRSESEHDVVESSHASSSLSWADGISRALTRTGRMDRHVIAVVGDGALTGGMTWEALNNISDDNDRNLVIVVNDNGRSYAPTIGGMARYLNRVRTTEQYESLRKGSASFFRKLGPAGRAVYRGVRGGTHGFLSRFTNNAALYSNLDIKYLGPIDGHDLEALEETLRLAKEYGAPAIVHVITEKGRGYEPARNDEADQFHAVGKIDPATGEPLGSSDAEAWTDVFSDALVAAGERRADVIAITAAMLRPTGLQPFAQRYPDRVYDVGIAEQHAVASAAGLAFGGLHPVVAIYATFMNRAFDQVMMDVALHKAGVTFVLDRSGVTGPDGPSHHGVWDLAMLQLVPGIRIAAPRDAARLREEFDEAIAVEDAPTVIRFPKGAVAADQPALERLADGTDVLWRHGAEDVLLVGIGPMTQLAVAVAERLRAQGIGATVVDPRWVVPVQPSIVKLAASHRLVITIEDGIRVGGVGTRVRQVLREAGVDTAVDELGLPDEFIDHATREQILEDAGLSAAKIAQDVVAQVLGTRIPVARPSADTGAIWTVSPQDSEHQER, from the coding sequence ATGAGCCTGCTCGAGTCGATTCACGGTCCCCGCGACCTCGATGACCTCTCAGTACCGCAGCTGAAGCAACTCGCACAGGAGATCCGCGACTTCCTCATCGAGAACGTCGCCCGCACCGGCGGGCACCTGGGCCCGAACCTCGGCGTCGTGGAGCTGACGATCGCCCTGCACCGCGTGTTCGACTCCCCGCAGGACCCCTTCGTCTTCGACACCGGGCATCAGTCGTACGTCCACAAGCTGCTGACGGGGCGGCAGGACTTCGGCGCCCTGCGCTCGCGCGGCGGGCTCGCCGGTTACCCGCAGCGCTCCGAGAGCGAGCACGATGTCGTCGAGTCCTCCCACGCGTCGAGTTCGCTGAGCTGGGCGGACGGCATCTCGCGGGCGCTCACCCGCACCGGCCGCATGGATCGCCACGTCATCGCGGTCGTCGGCGACGGCGCTTTGACCGGCGGCATGACGTGGGAGGCGCTCAACAACATCTCCGACGACAACGACCGCAACCTCGTCATCGTCGTCAACGACAACGGCCGCTCCTACGCGCCCACCATCGGCGGCATGGCGCGGTACCTGAACCGCGTCCGCACGACCGAGCAGTACGAGAGCCTGCGCAAGGGATCGGCATCCTTCTTCCGCAAGCTCGGTCCCGCCGGCCGCGCCGTCTACCGCGGCGTGCGCGGCGGCACGCACGGCTTCCTCTCGCGCTTCACCAACAACGCCGCCCTGTATTCCAACCTCGACATCAAGTACCTCGGTCCTATCGACGGGCACGACCTCGAGGCCCTCGAAGAGACCCTGCGCCTCGCGAAGGAGTACGGCGCGCCGGCGATCGTGCACGTGATCACCGAGAAGGGGCGCGGCTACGAGCCGGCCCGCAACGACGAGGCCGACCAGTTCCACGCCGTCGGCAAGATCGATCCCGCCACGGGCGAGCCGCTCGGATCGTCGGATGCCGAGGCGTGGACGGATGTCTTCTCCGATGCGCTCGTGGCCGCCGGGGAGCGGCGTGCGGACGTCATCGCGATCACGGCCGCGATGCTGCGGCCGACCGGGCTGCAGCCGTTCGCGCAGCGGTACCCCGACCGCGTGTACGACGTGGGCATCGCGGAGCAGCACGCCGTGGCATCCGCCGCCGGACTCGCCTTCGGCGGGCTGCACCCTGTCGTCGCGATCTACGCGACGTTCATGAATCGCGCGTTCGACCAGGTCATGATGGACGTCGCGCTGCACAAGGCCGGTGTCACGTTCGTCCTCGATCGCTCCGGCGTGACGGGTCCCGACGGTCCCAGCCACCACGGTGTGTGGGACCTCGCGATGCTGCAGCTGGTCCCCGGCATCCGCATCGCCGCGCCACGCGACGCGGCGCGCCTGCGGGAGGAGTTCGACGAGGCGATCGCCGTCGAGGACGCACCGACCGTCATCCGCTTCCCGAAGGGCGCCGTCGCCGCCGACCAGCCCGCCCTCGAGCGGCTCGCCGACGGCACCGACGTGCTGTGGCGCCACGGTGCCGAGGATGTGCTGTTGGTCGGCATCGGCCCGATGACGCAGCTCGCCGTCGCCGTGGCGGAGCGCCTGCGCGCGCAGGGCATCGGCGCGACGGTCGTCGACCCGCGTTGGGTCGTGCCGGTGCAGCCGTCGATCGTGAAGCTGGCGGCATCCCACCGTCTCGTCATCACGATCGAGGACGGCATCCGCGTCGGCGGCGTCGGCACGCGGGTGCGGCAGGTGCTGCGCGAGGCCGGCGTCGACACCGCGGTGGACGAGCTGGGCCTGCCGGACGAGTTCATCGACCACGCGACGCGCGAGCAGATCCTCGAGGATGCCGGCCTTTCGGCCGCCAAGATCGCCCAGGACGTCGTGGCGCAGGTGCTCGGCACGCGCATTCCCGTCGCGCGTCCCTCCGCCGACACCGGCGCCATCTGGACGGTTTCACCCCAGGACAGCGAGCACCAGGAGCGCTGA
- the pepN gene encoding aminopeptidase N — MTSANLTRDETAARAAGIRLHTIDVELDLRGARDADAATFGTATTLAFEADVDATWIDFIGASVDAVIVNGEERAVDWDGARVHIDDLAAHNTVEIRGTGRYSTSGEGLHRFVDPLDGEVYLYTQYEPADCRRVYPCFEQPDLKARWRFAVAAPAGWQVLSNGAEIDREAVAGGVRVRFAETLPLSSYITAVAAGPYHRVEGVWEGPSGAVALGVLCRASLASHLDADEILDITRRGLAFFGEAFGLDYPWGKYDQIFVPEYNLGAMENPGLVTFTESYVFRGASTAAQHEARANTILHEMAHMWFGDLTTMRWWDDLWLKESFADFMGAHAAVVAGGFPDAWVTFASRRKGWAYVQDQLPTTHPIVADIPDLEAAKLNFDGITYAKGASVLKQLVAFVGEEAFFRGARRYFADHAYGNTTLPDLLAALESASDRDLRAWSAAWLQTSGISRLAVEPVADGALALAQSDPRPHRLTVGLYGRDGDRLVRRRGIELDVTAERTTLDASLADEDIVLVVPNDDDRTYAKVRLDDASTDAAAAGLATIDDALARAVVWAALWDATRDGELPVVRYLEIVRRHAPAEPNVALLADALAHADAAIGHYAAAEARSDLAARWLEACWQALWTADAESDAQLAWARAVAAAASRAAGRADELRAILAGDAAGPDGLRLDHELRWMWLTALSATGRLTAAEADAERDADPSSQGRTAHLTVLAARPDSAVRAAAWHAAWDDESLTNERLSATIAGARAGDARRFLAEFDAEYFARIAPTWASRSIEIARRLVVGLFPASDSLDLVDAWLAEHADAPGALRRLVIEQRDGLARDLRVRAAQPRT; from the coding sequence GTGACCTCCGCCAACCTCACCCGAGACGAGACGGCGGCGCGCGCCGCCGGCATCCGCCTTCACACCATCGATGTCGAGCTCGATCTGCGCGGTGCGCGTGACGCGGATGCCGCGACGTTCGGCACGGCGACGACGCTCGCGTTCGAGGCCGACGTCGATGCGACGTGGATCGATTTCATCGGAGCATCGGTCGACGCCGTCATCGTCAACGGCGAGGAACGCGCCGTCGACTGGGACGGCGCGCGCGTGCACATCGACGACCTCGCCGCGCACAACACCGTCGAGATCCGCGGCACCGGACGGTACAGCACGTCCGGTGAGGGGTTGCACCGCTTCGTCGACCCCCTCGACGGCGAGGTCTACCTGTACACGCAGTACGAACCGGCCGACTGCCGCCGCGTCTACCCGTGTTTCGAGCAGCCCGACCTGAAGGCCCGCTGGCGCTTCGCCGTCGCGGCGCCGGCAGGCTGGCAGGTCCTCTCGAACGGCGCCGAGATCGACCGCGAGGCCGTCGCCGGCGGCGTGCGGGTGCGGTTCGCCGAGACCCTGCCGCTCTCCAGCTACATCACCGCCGTCGCCGCGGGCCCGTACCACCGTGTCGAGGGCGTCTGGGAAGGCCCATCCGGCGCCGTCGCGCTGGGCGTGCTGTGCCGCGCGTCGCTGGCATCCCACCTCGACGCCGACGAGATCCTGGACATCACGCGCCGCGGACTCGCGTTCTTCGGCGAGGCCTTCGGGCTCGACTATCCATGGGGTAAGTACGACCAGATCTTCGTGCCCGAATACAACCTCGGAGCCATGGAGAACCCGGGCCTCGTGACCTTCACCGAGAGCTACGTGTTCCGCGGGGCATCCACCGCGGCGCAGCACGAGGCCCGCGCGAACACGATCCTGCACGAGATGGCGCACATGTGGTTCGGCGACCTCACCACGATGCGGTGGTGGGACGACCTCTGGCTCAAGGAGTCGTTCGCCGACTTCATGGGGGCGCACGCAGCGGTCGTCGCGGGCGGCTTCCCCGACGCCTGGGTGACGTTCGCGAGCCGTCGCAAGGGCTGGGCGTACGTGCAGGACCAGCTCCCCACGACGCACCCGATCGTCGCCGACATCCCCGACCTCGAGGCCGCGAAGCTCAACTTCGACGGCATCACGTATGCGAAGGGCGCCTCCGTGCTGAAGCAGCTCGTCGCGTTCGTCGGCGAGGAGGCCTTCTTCCGCGGTGCGCGCCGCTACTTCGCCGACCACGCATACGGCAACACGACCCTGCCGGACCTGCTCGCCGCCCTCGAATCCGCCTCGGACCGCGATCTGCGGGCCTGGAGCGCCGCCTGGCTGCAGACGTCGGGGATCTCCCGGCTCGCCGTCGAGCCCGTCGCGGACGGCGCGCTCGCGCTGGCGCAGTCCGACCCGCGCCCGCACCGGCTGACGGTCGGCCTGTACGGGCGCGACGGCGATCGGCTGGTCCGCCGCCGGGGGATCGAGCTCGACGTGACCGCCGAGCGGACGACGCTCGATGCCTCCCTCGCCGACGAGGACATCGTGCTGGTCGTGCCGAACGACGACGACCGCACGTACGCGAAGGTCCGCCTGGACGACGCATCGACGGATGCCGCGGCCGCAGGTCTCGCCACGATCGACGATGCCCTGGCGCGCGCCGTGGTCTGGGCCGCCTTGTGGGACGCGACGCGTGACGGCGAGTTGCCGGTGGTCCGCTACCTCGAGATCGTGCGCAGGCACGCGCCCGCGGAGCCGAATGTGGCGCTGCTGGCCGACGCGCTCGCCCACGCGGACGCCGCGATCGGCCACTACGCCGCCGCGGAGGCACGGTCGGACCTCGCGGCCCGGTGGCTCGAGGCCTGCTGGCAGGCCCTGTGGACGGCGGATGCCGAGTCGGATGCGCAGCTCGCGTGGGCGCGCGCAGTGGCTGCTGCGGCCTCCCGCGCCGCGGGGCGCGCCGACGAGCTCCGCGCGATCCTGGCCGGGGATGCCGCCGGTCCGGACGGGCTGCGGCTGGATCACGAGCTGCGGTGGATGTGGCTGACCGCGCTGTCCGCGACCGGCCGTCTCACCGCCGCGGAGGCGGATGCCGAGCGCGATGCCGATCCGTCATCGCAGGGTCGGACCGCGCACCTCACCGTGCTCGCGGCGCGCCCCGATTCCGCCGTGCGCGCCGCCGCCTGGCACGCCGCCTGGGACGATGAGAGCCTGACCAACGAGCGTCTGAGCGCGACGATCGCCGGTGCGCGCGCGGGCGACGCGCGGCGGTTCCTGGCGGAGTTCGATGCCGAGTACTTCGCACGCATCGCGCCGACCTGGGCATCGCGCAGCATCGAGATCGCGCGGCGCCTTGTGGTCGGGCTGTTCCCGGCATCCGACTCTCTCGATCTCGTCGACGCATGGCTCGCGGAGCATGCAGATGCGCCCGGGGCCCTGCGGCGACTCGTCATCGAGCAGCGCGACGGGCTCGCCCGCGACCTGCGCGTGCGCGCCGCCCAGCCACGGACCTGA